The following are encoded together in the Janthinobacterium sp. Marseille genome:
- a CDS encoding glycine zipper 2TM domain-containing protein translates to METNNNSTSRIHPLIAAAAVAVLLVCLVGIAAMTGMLPNSNSSGSQKEAIAALEKEAADKAAEAQAAEERADQARREADERQAAAAKAAKQAQARENANNKVAQAAPVAQVCSNCGRIESIRSVQTAAKPSGVGIVGGAVVGGLLGNQIGNGNGRSLATVAGAVGGGYAGNEIEKRTRTATTYEVRVRMEDGRIRTFPYNNQPNWNTGDQVRVVDGYLRAR, encoded by the coding sequence ATGGAAACCAACAATAATTCAACAAGCCGCATTCATCCGCTCATCGCTGCTGCTGCCGTCGCAGTATTGCTAGTCTGTCTGGTTGGTATCGCCGCCATGACCGGTATGTTGCCAAACTCAAATAGCTCCGGCTCGCAAAAAGAAGCAATTGCAGCACTGGAAAAAGAAGCTGCCGATAAGGCAGCGGAAGCCCAGGCCGCAGAAGAGCGTGCCGATCAGGCGCGTCGTGAAGCTGACGAACGCCAGGCCGCAGCCGCCAAGGCAGCCAAGCAGGCGCAAGCACGCGAAAACGCAAACAACAAAGTGGCACAAGCTGCTCCAGTTGCCCAGGTATGCAGCAATTGCGGCCGCATCGAATCGATACGCAGTGTACAAACCGCAGCCAAGCCTAGCGGCGTCGGTATCGTCGGTGGTGCGGTAGTCGGCGGTTTGCTCGGTAACCAGATCGGTAACGGCAATGGCCGTAGCCTGGCTACCGTGGCAGGTGCTGTCGGTGGTGGCTATGCCGGTAATGAAATCGAAAAACGTACCCGCACCGCAACCACATATGAAGTTCGCGTACGCATGGAAGACGGCCGCATCCGCACCTTCCCGTACAACAACCAGCCTAACTGGAATACCGGTGACCAGGTTCGTGTTGTAGACGGTTATCTGCGCGCACGTTAA
- the lysS gene encoding lysine--tRNA ligase yields the protein MTTHNDDAAAALPQDENKIIAERRAKLSALREQGIAFPNDFRPQHKAADLHEKYDGKTREELEAEPVTVTLAGRMMLKREAGKKAAFATLQDASGAKADGRIQIYATLDLTGEAAMAALHHYDLGDILGVVGTLFKTKTDELTIKVTELRLLTKSLRPLPDKFHGLADQETKYRQRYVDLIMNEDTRRTFKARTAAISSIRRFMAENDFMEVETPMLHTIPGGAAAKPFVTHHNALDMEMFLRIAPELYLKRLVVGGFDRVFEINRNFRNEGVSIRHNPEFTMMEFYAAYTDYKWLMDFTEAVIRQAAIDAHGTATLTYGGRELDLAKPFHRLTIVGAINKYAPQYTNEQLHDAEFIKAELKKFGVKPHAHSGLGALQLALFEETAEAQLWEPTYIIDYPVEVSPLARASDTVAGITERFELFMVGREIANGFSELNDAEDQAARFQAQVAAKDAGDEEAMYYDADYIRALEYGMPPTGGCGIGIDRLMMIITDSPNIRDVLLFPHLRRED from the coding sequence ATGACTACGCACAACGACGACGCTGCAGCAGCGCTACCGCAAGACGAAAACAAAATCATCGCTGAGCGCCGCGCCAAGCTGAGCGCCTTGCGTGAACAAGGCATCGCTTTCCCGAACGACTTCCGTCCGCAACACAAGGCAGCTGACCTGCATGAGAAGTACGACGGCAAGACCCGCGAAGAACTGGAAGCGGAGCCGGTCACCGTCACGCTGGCTGGCCGCATGATGTTGAAACGTGAAGCCGGCAAGAAGGCCGCATTCGCGACGCTGCAGGATGCATCCGGCGCGAAAGCGGACGGCCGTATCCAGATCTACGCAACACTGGACCTGACCGGCGAAGCGGCAATGGCTGCGCTGCATCACTACGATCTGGGCGACATCCTGGGCGTAGTCGGTACCCTGTTCAAAACCAAGACCGATGAATTGACCATCAAGGTTACGGAACTGCGCCTGTTGACCAAGTCGCTGCGTCCATTGCCGGACAAATTCCACGGCCTCGCCGATCAGGAAACCAAGTATCGCCAGCGTTACGTCGACCTGATCATGAATGAAGATACGCGCCGTACCTTCAAGGCGCGCACCGCTGCGATCTCATCGATCCGCCGCTTCATGGCAGAAAACGACTTCATGGAAGTCGAAACGCCTATGCTGCACACGATCCCGGGCGGCGCTGCAGCCAAGCCTTTCGTGACTCATCACAATGCGCTCGATATGGAAATGTTCCTGCGTATTGCACCTGAGCTTTACCTGAAACGCCTGGTAGTCGGTGGCTTTGATCGTGTATTCGAAATCAATCGTAACTTCCGGAATGAGGGTGTATCGATCCGCCACAATCCGGAATTCACGATGATGGAATTCTATGCGGCCTACACTGATTACAAATGGCTGATGGACTTCACCGAAGCCGTGATTCGCCAGGCTGCCATCGATGCACACGGTACCGCGACGCTGACCTATGGTGGTCGCGAGCTGGACCTGGCCAAGCCTTTCCATCGCCTGACCATCGTCGGTGCCATCAATAAATACGCACCGCAATACACCAACGAACAATTGCACGATGCCGAGTTCATCAAGGCTGAACTGAAAAAATTCGGCGTGAAGCCGCATGCACACTCCGGTCTTGGCGCATTGCAACTGGCACTGTTCGAAGAAACCGCAGAAGCGCAATTGTGGGAACCGACCTATATCATCGACTACCCGGTTGAAGTATCGCCACTGGCACGTGCTTCAGACACGGTTGCCGGCATTACCGAACGCTTCGAGTTGTTCATGGTTGGCCGTGAAATCGCCAACGGCTTCTCCGAGCTGAACGATGCCGAAGACCAGGCCGCACGCTTCCAGGCGCAGGTTGCAGCGAAAGATGCCGGCGACGAAGAAGCGATGTACTACGACGCCGATTACATCCGTGCACTGGAATACGGCATGCCTCCGACCGGCGGCTGCGGCATCGGTATTGATCGCCTGATGATGATCATCACCGACTCGCCGAATATCCGTGACGTGCTGCTCTTCCCGCATTTGCGTCGTGAAGATTAA
- the prfB gene encoding peptide chain release factor 2 (programmed frameshift), which yields MEAERLNSLESLLADLTTRATELRRYLDFDVKSEKLDQVNGELEDPDVWNDQKRAQDLGKEKKSLEAIVHTLIKIDSELNDARDLFEMAREEKDEDTIVAIENDAQELLKLVEGMEFRRMFSNPMDANNCFIDIQAGAGGTEAQDWASMLLRQYLRYCERKGFKVEILEQSDGEVAGIKTATLKVEGDYAYGFLRTETGVHRLVRKSPFDSANGRHTSFSSLFVYPEVDDSIEIDINPADVRIDTYRASGAGGQHINKTDSAVRLTHGPSGIVVQCQNDRSQHRNKAEAWDMLKAKLFELEMRNRMSEQQKLEDSKTDVGWGHQIRSYVLDQSRIKDLRTNFETGNTKAVLDGDLDDFIAASLKQGV from the exons ATGGAAGCTGAACGCTTAAATTCCCTCGAATCCCTGCTCGCCGATCTCACGACTCGCGCGACCGAACTCCGGAGGTATCTT GACTTCGATGTGAAGTCAGAGAAACTCGACCAGGTCAACGGTGAACTCGAAGACCCGGACGTCTGGAACGACCAGAAACGCGCCCAGGACCTGGGCAAAGAAAAGAAATCGCTGGAAGCGATCGTCCACACGCTGATCAAGATCGACTCCGAGCTCAACGACGCCCGCGATCTGTTTGAAATGGCGCGTGAAGAAAAAGACGAAGACACCATCGTCGCCATCGAAAACGATGCACAGGAATTACTGAAGCTGGTCGAAGGCATGGAATTCCGCCGCATGTTCAGCAATCCGATGGATGCCAACAACTGCTTTATCGATATCCAGGCCGGTGCCGGCGGTACCGAGGCACAAGACTGGGCGTCGATGTTGCTGCGCCAGTACCTGCGCTATTGCGAACGCAAAGGTTTCAAAGTCGAAATCCTCGAACAATCCGATGGCGAGGTTGCCGGTATCAAAACCGCGACCCTCAAAGTCGAAGGCGATTACGCCTACGGCTTCCTGCGCACAGAAACCGGTGTGCATCGCCTGGTGCGCAAATCGCCGTTCGATTCTGCCAATGGTCGTCACACCTCCTTCTCCAGCCTGTTCGTCTACCCTGAAGTCGACGACTCGATCGAGATTGACATCAATCCGGCCGATGTTCGCATCGATACCTATCGTGCGTCCGGCGCCGGTGGTCAGCACATCAACAAAACCGACTCCGCGGTGCGTCTGACGCACGGTCCATCCGGTATTGTCGTGCAATGCCAGAACGACCGTTCGCAGCATCGCAACAAAGCCGAAGCATGGGACATGCTGAAAGCCAAACTGTTTGAGCTGGAAATGCGCAATCGCATGAGCGAACAGCAAAAGCTGGAAGATTCCAAGACCGACGTTGGCTGGGGTCACCAGATTCGTTCATACGTGCTGGATCAGTCCCGCATCAAGGATTTGCGCACCAACTTCGAAACCGGCAATACCAAAGCGGTACTCGACGGCGACCTGGACGATTTCATCGCCGCATCGCTGAAGCAAGGCGTATAA